GCAATACTTTTCGCAAGTAGGCTTGTATTAGTTCTTTGTTTATTTGCAGCGGGGTTTCTTTTTGAATTTAAATCAGACAATGCATTTCTTAATAGTATTTTAGTTGCTGTAATTCCAGGTATTTTATTTATTATCACAATGCAAAATATATATTATTTATTGATGTGTTTTATACCTCCGATAGCTGGCTGTTTTATAGCTGCCACATATAGAAGAAGGTAAATACACTTAAATATTTTCAAATACTAAAATCATTTTAAGGAGAAAATATGTTTAAGTTAATTGTTGAAAGTTTACAATAACAAGAACAAACATATTATTTAATAGTAGACATAAAGCTATTGTTAGATATACATATAAAGAAAAAGAAATAAATGTGCAAGATTTGGGAAGGATAATATGATAGACGATAGTCGAGAAAGAGAACTGAAAAGATTAATATTCCTTGAAAAATTAAGGGAAGTGCAAATAAAATTTGAATTTGCATTATCTTCTGGCAATGTAGAGTACAAACAATATACTACTTATTTTAATCAAATTATCGATATTGTAAATAACCATAGTATTGATTACTATAAACTTGACTATTCAAAAATTAAAGCACATAACAAATCAAACAAGAGTATAACTTGGGAATACGTGCAATCTACAGATAATGCTTATGACAAATATACTTTTGCCAAGAAAGTGCACGAACGTTGCCTTGTTGCATTAGATAATATTTCTGACATTAACCTGTTACTTGATTTAGATTACTATCTTGGCCTCATAACTAATGTTAAAAACTTTTATTTTACTTTTGATAAAGAAGAAGCCATTCAGAGATCTTTTAATCATAGATATAAACGTTTCAATACTATTTTTCGTGACGAAGTCAAAGCTCTTGCAATGGATTATATGAAATTCTATGACATAAATAGATTTTCAAAAGAATCATTTTATGGTGATGAAAATATTAGAATCAATCAGGAACAAGGTCTGGAATTTGTAGAAATTGGCAAATTGATTTGCGATAACAAATTAAAAGAAGCTCGTGATAAAGTTATTGAAGTGGGCGTACACGTTAAAGGTGTTCCTTGGCCAGAGTAAATATTAAAATTTGTTGATGTTTCTGTTATGAATCCACTCACGGTGTTTTCCAATAGCTACTCTGATTATAATTTCTATTAAATCGATTTCATCTTCCTTTTTGAAATAATAATAAGCCGGCCCTTCCAACATTTGTCTTAAATCATAAAACGGTCTTGGCTTGACTGCATCTGGATGCATCAGTCCGTAATTCTTGAGTAGCTTGACGTTTTCTGTTTCGTATTTCTCCAGTTTGGATTTCTGGACTTTAGTAGCTACTGTCTTTTCTTTTTTATCAAACAGTTTAGCTATTTGAGAGCTATCAATTAATATACTGGATTCTATCAATAGCAAGGTTATTTCTTTACCTTTAACTGTTAATGTATTTGAATCTGGCTATAACAACACGATTGTTGGCTAATGGTTGACCTGAAGCAAATGTGGTAAACAAATCAGTTGGAGAATTTCCTTCAAGGCTTGGAACAAATCTAGCTCTAAGAAAATGGCCTCCATCTGTTGAGTCATTATTTGTGCTTAAACCTGAGTAGTTCATGAAAAATTGTGAGTATGTATCATTATTTGCATCAAACATTAACACTTCATTACCAGTTGATAAAGTGCTTGTGAATGTTGTTCCTGTATCATAGACGTCCAGCAATAGCTTTGTGGTTTGTGAAATCTGGCCAATAAGGACCTTGCTATTTTCCATTTTTCATTATTGGCTCCTTCAGCATACCCCTTTTTAATTCCTTTTTCATATCCTTCATCGTATCTTTCCTGTCCGTATTCTTCCATTAATCTCATATTATCCCTCAGTATATTTCTTAATCTTTTTCTTCTTGATGTTTCTTTTATGAATTTATCTACAATTAGAAATTCAATTCCAAAAGCAAAATTCTTAGCACTCTTTGCAGAATTTCGTATTTTATCTAGTGTTTGCACGGTTTTTTCTATTTGTTCATCAAGGGTTTTTCTTGAACTCATAAACGGAGCCAGTGACAGATATATTAATTCCCGCCGGGTTATTTTTGTATTGTTTTTTATTTTATTTTCAATATTATTTATAATTTCATCACCGTCAAAATCTTTTAAAGATATTATCGGAATTGTAAATACACAGTCTTTATTCAATTTATATTGTTTAATTTTTGTTTTTTCAGCTGTGCTGAATACTATTAAAAGTATTGGCTTGTTGTTTTGCTTTGCATAATCAACAATTGCTGTATATAATCTGTATCTTTTTTCATCGAATTTTTTTACTACTGTTGATTGAAATTCAGTTATTACTATTATATTGTTCAGTTCCATTATCATATCTGATTTGTAAACTGCAGGATCAAGTTCTATTAATTCTGTTGGATTGAATGTTAAATTTTCAGATTTAAAGTCATATTTTCTTATATCCCAGTTTATTTCTTCAATCAAATTTATAAAACTGAATCCATCTTCTTTTGTAGCATACTTAAATAATTTGTCTTCTTCATGATTCGACATATTATCACTTCAGTTAATTTTCATAGCTATTGTTAGAAACTGTATGGTATTTAAATGCTTTGTTGTAAAAAAGAACAAATTTTAATCCTTAAATCAATATTTAAAAGCAAAATAAATATGTTAAGATAAATATTGATTATACATTGTTAAATTGTTTTTTACTTGTTAAATTGTCTTTAAATCTTACAATAAGCTTTTATATTTCTTATTACCAAGATTAAAGTAGAGGTGTTTTAGATATGAACTCTTATCTGAATATTAGAATTAATGGTAAAAATTTGGAAAAGAAAGAAGATATTGAAAATGCAATTTTGAAATTTGATGAAGATCTGAAGGAAAATCCTGATGATGAAGCTACAATTGTAGGAAAATCCGTATTATTATACAAGATAGGCAAACTGAATGAATCCCTTGAGTGCTTAAATCAAATCAAAAACATTAGAAATGCTTCCATTATAGAGCTGAAAGCCGTTATTTTAATGGGAATGTCAAACTATAAGTGGGCTCTTGATTTGTTAAATGAAGTTTTAAAGTTAGACTGCGGAAATGTCAGTGCCCTTTACTATAAAACAGAATGCCTTTTTAAGTTAAAACGATTTAAGGAAGTTGTAGATACTGCAGATGTGGCTTTGAAAATTGATAAAAACCACCAGTCCATTTTAATAAATAAATTCTGTTCATTGGTAGAACTTAACAACACAAAAGAAGCTTTGAAAGTTAAAGAAAAGCTTTTAAGATTAGGTTTGAATTGCAATATCTGAGGTTAGAAATATGGAATTTCAAATAAAGAAAGTCGAAAAAGGAGATATTGACACCAAAGAGTTAAAAAAGCAGATTCCAGGATGGTGCAGTCTTTTAAAAAAATCTCCTGATGATGAAAGGCTGAGAATCATTGTTGCATCAATGTTTTATTTTATTGATGAAAAAGAAAAATCACTTGAATTATTAAAAAATGCTCCAGATAATGAGAATATGGAATTAAAAGAAATAACCGCCATTGTTTATATGGATTTGAACTACTATAATGAAGCTTTAGAGCTGTTTAATGAAATTCTTGACGCTGATTATAACAGAAGCGTTCTGGATTTAAAGGTTGACTGTTTATTTTTTTTAGGAAAGTTTGAAGCTGTGGTTAAAACAGCTGATGAATATCTGGAAGTTTTCGGCAACAATCTGGATGTTCTAACAAATAAAAAGGCAGCCCTTAAAAAATTAAACCGTAAAAACGAAGCAGAAGAAGTAAATAACATAATTTCAAATTTAAATGCAGTCAATAAATTTGCAGTCTATATGCCAAAGGATCAAACTGATGAAGTCATTCCGGATGAAATTTATGAAAGGGAATTGGAACTGTGCTTTAATGACTTGAAATATAATCCTGATGACAGTACTGTTCTTATTGCAATAGCTACATTTTTATACAATCTTGATAGAAGAGATGAATCCATTGAATATTTGGATAAAATCAGTGATGATGCAGACAGTGTTACAATAAATGCCAAGGCCTGCATGTTTATGAAACTTGAAAAATTCCCTAAAGCTCTTGAAACATTAAATAAATCTTTAAAAAAAGACAAAACAAATATTATAACTTTAATATCAAAATCCGAATGTCTGATGGAACTGAAAAAATATGAGGAAGTGCTGGTGTGTGCTGATGAAGGACTGGAAATTGATAAAACAAATATACCTCTGTGGAAAAATAAATTTTGTGCTTTAATTGAATTGGACAGGTTAATTGAAGCAAAGGAAGTTCAGGATTTAATTTTTGATTTGGAAATAGCCAATGATAAAGCTGAAGGTTCCCTTAAAAAAGCAATCAACAGATTTTATTCCATGGAGTATAGAGAATGTTTAAATCT
This genomic stretch from Methanobrevibacter smithii ATCC 35061 harbors:
- a CDS encoding tetratricopeptide repeat protein, whose product is MNSYLNIRINGKNLEKKEDIENAILKFDEDLKENPDDEATIVGKSVLLYKIGKLNESLECLNQIKNIRNASIIELKAVILMGMSNYKWALDLLNEVLKLDCGNVSALYYKTECLFKLKRFKEVVDTADVALKIDKNHQSILINKFCSLVELNNTKEALKVKEKLLRLGLNCNI
- a CDS encoding RpnC/YadD family protein, with the translated sequence MSNHEEDKLFKYATKEDGFSFINLIEEINWDIRKYDFKSENLTFNPTELIELDPAVYKSDMIMELNNIIVITEFQSTVVKKFDEKRYRLYTAIVDYAKQNNKPILLIVFSTAEKTKIKQYKLNKDCVFTIPIISLKDFDGDEIINNIENKIKNNTKITRRELIYLSLAPFMSSRKTLDEQIEKTVQTLDKIRNSAKSAKNFAFGIEFLIVDKFIKETSRRKRLRNILRDNMRLMEEYGQERYDEGYEKGIKKGYAEGANNEKWKIARSLLARFHKPQSYCWTSMIQEQHSQALYQLVMKC
- a CDS encoding tetratricopeptide repeat protein, which gives rise to MEFQIKKVEKGDIDTKELKKQIPGWCSLLKKSPDDERLRIIVASMFYFIDEKEKSLELLKNAPDNENMELKEITAIVYMDLNYYNEALELFNEILDADYNRSVLDLKVDCLFFLGKFEAVVKTADEYLEVFGNNLDVLTNKKAALKKLNRKNEAEEVNNIISNLNAVNKFAVYMPKDQTDEVIPDEIYERELELCFNDLKYNPDDSTVLIAIATFLYNLDRRDESIEYLDKISDDADSVTINAKACMFMKLEKFPKALETLNKSLKKDKTNIITLISKSECLMELKKYEEVLVCADEGLEIDKTNIPLWKNKFCALIELDRLIEAKEVQDLIFDLEIANDKAEGSLKKAINRFYSMEYRECLNLCYDVLDADKDNEEAAILMMNAVYLLGDLTEAPKALYRALNCNNGEILTRN